A part of Puntigrus tetrazona isolate hp1 chromosome 21, ASM1883169v1, whole genome shotgun sequence genomic DNA contains:
- the limk1b gene encoding LIM domain kinase 1 isoform X2 produces the protein MLKTCQDLYCRRGGKARCCVCNSVLSHWYYERDGQFFCKKDYWSRFGEQCHGCSESITTGLIMVAGKHKYHPECFLCESCGMVIGHGDSFTLMDYAHLYCGQCGHQKVSLQHSAAKCSQLSHTVTSMSFPPSAENRHGLSFTVEQKEAGPLIIISQLDMHKLSPEVKSLIHVGDRILEINGISAQNIPLDEIDLMIHDTEHWLQITIEHDPKEPKKQEDLSGLLGEELDQPGKLGFFALADSSRISPKSRNILRSSSIDKAPCSQRHAALLSHRRDINRSESLRFDPTDKAQRIFRPSDLIYGEVLGKGCFGQAIKVTHSETGEVMVIKELLQFDEETQKTFLKEVKVMRCLEHPNVLKFIGILYKDKRLNLISEYVQGGTLRDTIQKMDHPWKLRVSYAKDIAAGMAYLHSMNVIHRDLNSHNCFVRENQTVVVADFGLAQLVKEEKSFSPGQVSKMNKLGRKKRYTVVGNPYWMAPEMIQGKIYDEHVDIFSFGIVVCEIIGRVYADPDYLPRTQEFGLNVDEYLERYWSKDCPASFFPIAVLCCALEAEKRPSFAKLEEWLENLKMNMEIGLPLMSELDKIRQAFWENHGQSKQTYGIPSNQMENSALGRS, from the exons ATGCTGAAGACTTGCCAGGATCTGTATTGCAGGAGAGGAGGGAAGGCGAG gTGTTGTGTATGTAATTCGGTTCTTTCTCACTGGTACTATGAAAGAGATGGACAATTCTTCTGTAAGAAAGATTACTGGTCACGATTTGGGGAGCAATGCCATGGCTGCTCAGAGTCTATCACCACCGGTCTCATTATG GTGGCTGGGAAGCATAAATACCATCCCGAGTGCTTTCTGTGTGAAAGCTGTGGCATGGTTATTGGACATGGGGATTCTTTCACTCTAATGGATTATGCACATTTATACTG TGGCCAATGTGGACACCAGAAAGTGTCGTTGCAGCACTCCGCAGCAAAATGTTCACAGCTTTCTCATACAGTGACATCGATGTCATTTCCTCCTTCTGCAGAAAACAGGCATGGTTTGTCCTTCACAGTGGAGCAGAAGGAAGCAGGGCCTTTGATCATCATTTCTCA ACTGGACATGCACAAGCTGAGCCCTGAAGTTAAGTCTTTGATCCATGTTGGAGACAGGATTCTTGAGATCAATGGAATTTCTGCCCAGAACATTCCACTCGATGAG ATAGATCTGATGATTCATGATACAGAGCACTGGTTACAAATCACAATCGAACATGATCCTAAAGAACCCAAAAAACAGGAAGACTTATCTGGCCTACTAGGAGAAGAACTGGACCAACCTGGAAAACTGGGTTTCTTTGCCCTTGCCGACAGCAGTCGAATAAGCcctaaatccagaaatattCT GCGCAGCAGCAGTATTGATAAAGCTCCATGCTCGCAACGGCACGCTGCACTTCTTTCCCATAGAAGAGACATTAATCGATCGGAGTCTCTACGTTTTGACCCTACTGACAAAGCACAGCGTATTTTCAGACCCTCCGACCTAATATACGGGGAAGTTTTGGGAAAAGGTTGTTTCGGACAAGCCATAAAG GTGACTCATTCGGAAACGGGTGAGGTCATGGTGATTAAGGAACTTCTTCAATTCGATGAAGAGACTCAGAAGACATTTCTGAAAGAG GTCAAAGTAATGAGATGCCTTGAACATCCTAATGTCTTAAAGTTTATCGGCATTCTCTACAAAGACAAACGACTGAACCTGATCTCTGAGTATGTTCAAGGAGGAACGCTGAGGGACACCATCCAGAAAATG GATCACCCTTGGAAACTAAGAGTGAGCTATGCCAAGGACATTGCCGCTGGAATG GCTTACCTACATTCAATGAATGTCATTCATCGGGATCTGAACTCACACAACTGCTTTGTCCGAGAG AACCAAACAGTGGTAGTTGCAGACTTCGGTTTGGCCCAGCTCGTAAAGGAAGAAAAGAGCTTCTCTCCTGGACAAGTGTCCAAAATGAACAAGCTTGGTCGTAAAAAACGTTATACGGTGGTGGGCAACCCCTATTGGATGGCACCAGAAATGATCCAAG GAAAAATCTACGATGAACATGTTGACATTTTCTCATTCGGGATTGTTGTTTGTGAG ATTATCGGAAGAGTATATGCCGATCCGGATTACCTTCCACGCACACAGGAGTTTGGACTGAATGTGGATGAATATTTGGAGCGCTACTGGTCCAAAGATTGCCCTGCGAGTTTCTTTCCTATTGCGGTTCTTTGTTGTGCCTTGGAGGCTGAAAAACG TCCCAGCTTTGCTAAATTAGAGGAGTGGCTGGAGAACCTAAAGATGAACATGGAGATTGGACTTCCACTGATGTCCGAACTAGATAAAATCCGCCAAGCGTTTTGGGAGAACCACGGCCAGTCAAAACAAACTTATGGGATTCCTTCGAACCAGATGGAGAATTCAGCCCTAGGCAGAAGCTGA
- the limk1b gene encoding LIM domain kinase 1 isoform X1 translates to MLKTCQDLYCRRGGKARCCVCNSVLSHWYYERDGQFFCKKDYWSRFGEQCHGCSESITTGLIMVAGKHKYHPECFLCESCGMVIGHGDSFTLMDYAHLYCGQCGHQKVSLQHSAAKCSQLSHTVTSMSFPPSAENRHGLSFTVEQKEAGPLIIISQLDMHKLSPEVKSLIHVGDRILEINGISAQNIPLDELFQQIDLMIHDTEHWLQITIEHDPKEPKKQEDLSGLLGEELDQPGKLGFFALADSSRISPKSRNILRSSSIDKAPCSQRHAALLSHRRDINRSESLRFDPTDKAQRIFRPSDLIYGEVLGKGCFGQAIKVTHSETGEVMVIKELLQFDEETQKTFLKEVKVMRCLEHPNVLKFIGILYKDKRLNLISEYVQGGTLRDTIQKMDHPWKLRVSYAKDIAAGMAYLHSMNVIHRDLNSHNCFVRENQTVVVADFGLAQLVKEEKSFSPGQVSKMNKLGRKKRYTVVGNPYWMAPEMIQGKIYDEHVDIFSFGIVVCEIIGRVYADPDYLPRTQEFGLNVDEYLERYWSKDCPASFFPIAVLCCALEAEKRPSFAKLEEWLENLKMNMEIGLPLMSELDKIRQAFWENHGQSKQTYGIPSNQMENSALGRS, encoded by the exons ATGCTGAAGACTTGCCAGGATCTGTATTGCAGGAGAGGAGGGAAGGCGAG gTGTTGTGTATGTAATTCGGTTCTTTCTCACTGGTACTATGAAAGAGATGGACAATTCTTCTGTAAGAAAGATTACTGGTCACGATTTGGGGAGCAATGCCATGGCTGCTCAGAGTCTATCACCACCGGTCTCATTATG GTGGCTGGGAAGCATAAATACCATCCCGAGTGCTTTCTGTGTGAAAGCTGTGGCATGGTTATTGGACATGGGGATTCTTTCACTCTAATGGATTATGCACATTTATACTG TGGCCAATGTGGACACCAGAAAGTGTCGTTGCAGCACTCCGCAGCAAAATGTTCACAGCTTTCTCATACAGTGACATCGATGTCATTTCCTCCTTCTGCAGAAAACAGGCATGGTTTGTCCTTCACAGTGGAGCAGAAGGAAGCAGGGCCTTTGATCATCATTTCTCA ACTGGACATGCACAAGCTGAGCCCTGAAGTTAAGTCTTTGATCCATGTTGGAGACAGGATTCTTGAGATCAATGGAATTTCTGCCCAGAACATTCCACTCGATGAG ctttttcaACAGATAGATCTGATGATTCATGATACAGAGCACTGGTTACAAATCACAATCGAACATGATCCTAAAGAACCCAAAAAACAGGAAGACTTATCTGGCCTACTAGGAGAAGAACTGGACCAACCTGGAAAACTGGGTTTCTTTGCCCTTGCCGACAGCAGTCGAATAAGCcctaaatccagaaatattCT GCGCAGCAGCAGTATTGATAAAGCTCCATGCTCGCAACGGCACGCTGCACTTCTTTCCCATAGAAGAGACATTAATCGATCGGAGTCTCTACGTTTTGACCCTACTGACAAAGCACAGCGTATTTTCAGACCCTCCGACCTAATATACGGGGAAGTTTTGGGAAAAGGTTGTTTCGGACAAGCCATAAAG GTGACTCATTCGGAAACGGGTGAGGTCATGGTGATTAAGGAACTTCTTCAATTCGATGAAGAGACTCAGAAGACATTTCTGAAAGAG GTCAAAGTAATGAGATGCCTTGAACATCCTAATGTCTTAAAGTTTATCGGCATTCTCTACAAAGACAAACGACTGAACCTGATCTCTGAGTATGTTCAAGGAGGAACGCTGAGGGACACCATCCAGAAAATG GATCACCCTTGGAAACTAAGAGTGAGCTATGCCAAGGACATTGCCGCTGGAATG GCTTACCTACATTCAATGAATGTCATTCATCGGGATCTGAACTCACACAACTGCTTTGTCCGAGAG AACCAAACAGTGGTAGTTGCAGACTTCGGTTTGGCCCAGCTCGTAAAGGAAGAAAAGAGCTTCTCTCCTGGACAAGTGTCCAAAATGAACAAGCTTGGTCGTAAAAAACGTTATACGGTGGTGGGCAACCCCTATTGGATGGCACCAGAAATGATCCAAG GAAAAATCTACGATGAACATGTTGACATTTTCTCATTCGGGATTGTTGTTTGTGAG ATTATCGGAAGAGTATATGCCGATCCGGATTACCTTCCACGCACACAGGAGTTTGGACTGAATGTGGATGAATATTTGGAGCGCTACTGGTCCAAAGATTGCCCTGCGAGTTTCTTTCCTATTGCGGTTCTTTGTTGTGCCTTGGAGGCTGAAAAACG TCCCAGCTTTGCTAAATTAGAGGAGTGGCTGGAGAACCTAAAGATGAACATGGAGATTGGACTTCCACTGATGTCCGAACTAGATAAAATCCGCCAAGCGTTTTGGGAGAACCACGGCCAGTCAAAACAAACTTATGGGATTCCTTCGAACCAGATGGAGAATTCAGCCCTAGGCAGAAGCTGA
- the zgc:162239 gene encoding septin-2A, with protein MDQHIEELSIALNDSGTESLLKDPDTSLCDSTEAEDKDESIRSSHIFGSSSSLAEDKTLPAVDKSPLNPKSPGGSFDPHGLSEKYVGIVTLPNQVQQKAVKKGFVFNLMVVGESGLGKSTLVNSLFLTNLYMDRYMPDVSEKIARTVSITKSTLDIVEEGVNLRLTVIDTPGFGDALNNHESWKAAVHYVDQEMEKYRRNEIGMNRKDITDNRVHCCLYFISPHGHGLKQIDVNFMKALDQKVNIVPVLAKADSLTPKETCNIKAKLLTEIDKFRIRVFQVPECDPDNEDLFKQQTLEIKRSMPFAVIGSNTVVERNGRRVRARVYPWGTVEVENPSHSDFVHLRNMLIRTHMQDLIHTTHHVLYENYRINCLCRNPILENV; from the exons ATGGATCAGCACA TAGAAGAG CTTTCCATAGCACTGAATGACTCTGGAACAGAGAGTCTCCTCAAGGATCCTGACACTTCTCTTTGTGACTCCACTGAAGCAGAAGACAAAGATGAAAGTATCCGTTCGTCTCACATATTCGGCTCATCCTCTTCTCTGGCTGAAGATAAAACACTTCCCGCTGTTGACAAATCACCTCTTAATCCCAAGAGTCCAGGGGGCAGCTTTGACCCTCATGGCTTATCAGAG AAATATGTTGGCATTGTGACATTGCCAAACCAAGTCCAACAGAAAGCAGTGAAAAAGGGATTTGTGTTCAATCTTATGGTTGTTG gtGAGTCTGGTTTAGGCAAATCCACTCTTGTCAACAGCCTTTTCCTCACAAACCTCTATATGGACAGATATATGCCTGATGTTTCAG AGAAGATAGCTCGGACAGTATCGATAACGAAAAGCACTTTAGACATCGTTGAAGAGGGAGTAAATCTAAGACTCACAGTTATCGACACCCCTGGTTTTGGAGATGCCCTTAATAATCACGAAAG CTGGAAGGCCGCAGTTCATTATGTAGATCAGGAGATGGAGAAGTACCGCAGAAATGAGATCGGGATGAACCGTAAAGACATAACAGACAACAGAGTGCACTGTTGTCTGTACTTCATTTCACCTCATGGCCATGG TCTTAAACAAATCGACGTGAACTTTATGAAAGCCTTGGATCAGAAGGTCAACATCGTGCCTGTGCTGGCTAAAGCAGACAGCCTCACTCCAAAAGAGACCTGCAATATCAAGGCAAAG CTTTTGACTGAAATTGACAAATTCAGAATCAGGGTCTTCCAGGTTCCAGAGTGTGACCCAGATAATGAAGATCTGTTCAAGCAGCAGACTCTAGAGATAAAG AGAAGTATGCCATTTGCTGTTATTGGGAGTAATACAGTAGTAGAGAGAAATGGCAGGAGAGTTCGAGCCCGTGTCTATCCATGGGGTACTGTAGAAG TTGAGAATCCATCTCACAGTGATTTTGTGCATCTGAGGAACATGTTGATCCGCACACACATGCAGGACCTGATACATACAACCCATCATGTGTTGTATGAGAACTATCGGATAAATTGCCTTTGCAGGAACCCAATCTTG GAGAATGTATAA
- the sept4a gene encoding septin 4a isoform X1, giving the protein MEHLSSTTNRFVNAMYRQRDPELSSLSIEDCEDAELAYTMRDLPPRAGHTFPGCEMPVMDREPDGSTYPHTPGTPTFTRPMNRGFLGSESELPRRGPLSSMSSLDSPLSPSRPKSPWGRFDPYDSAEDQDKEYVGFATLPNQVHRKSVKKGFAFTLMVAGESGLGKSTLVNSLFLTDLYKDRKMMNAEERISQTVEITKHTVAIEEKGVKLKLTIVDTPGFGDAVNNTESWRAVVDYIDQQFEQYFRDESGLNRKNIQDNRVHCCLYFISPYGHGLRPMDVEFMKMLHEKVNIVPVLAKADSLTPLEVRKMKMKIREEIERFNINIYQFPECDSDEDEEFKLQHQELKDSIPFAVIGSNVQVESQGRRFRGRQYPWGVVEVENPAHSDFLKLRNMLVRTHMQDLKDVTRETHYENYRAQCIQNMTRMVVRERKRSLCNRLRDSASDLPVPLMPVDSETERLIWEKDEELRHMQEVLERIQEQMHHGH; this is encoded by the exons ATGGAGCACCTGTCGTCGACCACCAACCGCTTCGTGAATGCGATGTACAGGCAGCGcg ATCCCGAG TTGTCTAGTTTATCTATAGAAGACTGTGAGGATGCTGAATTAGCCTATACAATGAGAGACCTGCCCCCTAGAGCCGGTCACACCTTCCCTGGATGTGAGATGCCCGTGATGGACAGAGAGCCGGATGGCAGCACCTACCCTCATACACCAGGGACACCCACCTTCACCCGACCAATGAACAGAGGTTTCCTGGGCTCTGAGTCGGAGTTGCCCCGCCGCGGACCGCTCAGCTCCATGAGCTCTCTGGATTCTCCCCTGAGCCCCTCTCGCCCGAAAAGTCCCTGGGGCAGATTTGACCCCTATGACTCTGCTGAG GATCAAGACAAGGAGTACGTTGGCTTTGCAACGCTGCCTAACCAAGTGCACAGAAAATCTGTGAAAAAGGGGTTCGCTTTTACTCTCATGGTGGCAG GGGAGTCGGGTTTAGGGAAATCTACGCTAGTCAACAGCCTCTTCCTTACAGACCTTTACAAAGACAGGAAGATGATGAATGCTGaag AGCGGATCTCACAGACAGTGGAAATCACGAAACACACTGTGGCTATAGAGGAGAAAGGAGTCAAACTAAAACTCACCATTGTGGATACACCAGGATTCGGGGACGCTGTCAACAACACAGAGAG ctGGAGGGCAGTCGTGGACTACATTGACCAGCAGTTTGAGCAATACTTTCGTGACGAAAGTGGCCTCAACCGTAAAAACATTCAGGACAACCGTGTGCACTGCTGCCTCTACTTCATCTCACCTTATGGTCACGG TCTCAGACCGATGGATGTGGAGTTCATGAAGATGCTACATGAGAAGGTTAACATAGTGCCAGTGCTGGCTAAAGCAGATAGTCTCACTCCATTAGAagtcagaaaaatgaaaatgaag aTTCGTGAGGAGATTGAGAGATTCAACATCAATATCTACCAGTTCCCTGAATGTGATTCAGATGAAGATGAGGAGTTCAAACTACAGCACCAGGAACTGAAG GACAGCATTCCCTTTGCAGTAATTGGCAGTAATGTCCAAGTCGAAAGCCAAGGCAGGCGCTTCAGAGGCCGTCAGTACCCCTGGGGCGTGGTGGAAG TGGAGAACCCTGCTCACTCAGACTTCCTGAAGCTGAGGAACATGCTGGTGCGCACGCACATGCAGGACCTGAAGGACGTGACACGAGAAACCCATTACGAGAACTACCGCGCTCAGTGCATCCAGAACATGACCCGCATGGTGGTCAGGGAAAGGAAACGCAG TCTGTGTAACCGGCTAAGAGACAGCGCCTCAGACCTTCCTGTGCCTCTGATGCCTGTGGACAGCGAGACTGAGCGCCTTATTTGGGAGAAAGATGAAGAG ttgcGCCACATGCAGGAAGTTCTGGAAAGGATCCAGGAACAGATGCATCACGGacattaa
- the sept4a gene encoding septin 4a isoform X2 has product MRCTGSALSSLSIEDCEDAELAYTMRDLPPRAGHTFPGCEMPVMDREPDGSTYPHTPGTPTFTRPMNRGFLGSESELPRRGPLSSMSSLDSPLSPSRPKSPWGRFDPYDSAEDQDKEYVGFATLPNQVHRKSVKKGFAFTLMVAGESGLGKSTLVNSLFLTDLYKDRKMMNAEERISQTVEITKHTVAIEEKGVKLKLTIVDTPGFGDAVNNTESWRAVVDYIDQQFEQYFRDESGLNRKNIQDNRVHCCLYFISPYGHGLRPMDVEFMKMLHEKVNIVPVLAKADSLTPLEVRKMKMKIREEIERFNINIYQFPECDSDEDEEFKLQHQELKDSIPFAVIGSNVQVESQGRRFRGRQYPWGVVEVENPAHSDFLKLRNMLVRTHMQDLKDVTRETHYENYRAQCIQNMTRMVVRERKRSLCNRLRDSASDLPVPLMPVDSETERLIWEKDEELRHMQEVLERIQEQMHHGH; this is encoded by the exons ATGCGATGTACAGGCAGCGcg TTGTCTAGTTTATCTATAGAAGACTGTGAGGATGCTGAATTAGCCTATACAATGAGAGACCTGCCCCCTAGAGCCGGTCACACCTTCCCTGGATGTGAGATGCCCGTGATGGACAGAGAGCCGGATGGCAGCACCTACCCTCATACACCAGGGACACCCACCTTCACCCGACCAATGAACAGAGGTTTCCTGGGCTCTGAGTCGGAGTTGCCCCGCCGCGGACCGCTCAGCTCCATGAGCTCTCTGGATTCTCCCCTGAGCCCCTCTCGCCCGAAAAGTCCCTGGGGCAGATTTGACCCCTATGACTCTGCTGAG GATCAAGACAAGGAGTACGTTGGCTTTGCAACGCTGCCTAACCAAGTGCACAGAAAATCTGTGAAAAAGGGGTTCGCTTTTACTCTCATGGTGGCAG GGGAGTCGGGTTTAGGGAAATCTACGCTAGTCAACAGCCTCTTCCTTACAGACCTTTACAAAGACAGGAAGATGATGAATGCTGaag AGCGGATCTCACAGACAGTGGAAATCACGAAACACACTGTGGCTATAGAGGAGAAAGGAGTCAAACTAAAACTCACCATTGTGGATACACCAGGATTCGGGGACGCTGTCAACAACACAGAGAG ctGGAGGGCAGTCGTGGACTACATTGACCAGCAGTTTGAGCAATACTTTCGTGACGAAAGTGGCCTCAACCGTAAAAACATTCAGGACAACCGTGTGCACTGCTGCCTCTACTTCATCTCACCTTATGGTCACGG TCTCAGACCGATGGATGTGGAGTTCATGAAGATGCTACATGAGAAGGTTAACATAGTGCCAGTGCTGGCTAAAGCAGATAGTCTCACTCCATTAGAagtcagaaaaatgaaaatgaag aTTCGTGAGGAGATTGAGAGATTCAACATCAATATCTACCAGTTCCCTGAATGTGATTCAGATGAAGATGAGGAGTTCAAACTACAGCACCAGGAACTGAAG GACAGCATTCCCTTTGCAGTAATTGGCAGTAATGTCCAAGTCGAAAGCCAAGGCAGGCGCTTCAGAGGCCGTCAGTACCCCTGGGGCGTGGTGGAAG TGGAGAACCCTGCTCACTCAGACTTCCTGAAGCTGAGGAACATGCTGGTGCGCACGCACATGCAGGACCTGAAGGACGTGACACGAGAAACCCATTACGAGAACTACCGCGCTCAGTGCATCCAGAACATGACCCGCATGGTGGTCAGGGAAAGGAAACGCAG TCTGTGTAACCGGCTAAGAGACAGCGCCTCAGACCTTCCTGTGCCTCTGATGCCTGTGGACAGCGAGACTGAGCGCCTTATTTGGGAGAAAGATGAAGAG ttgcGCCACATGCAGGAAGTTCTGGAAAGGATCCAGGAACAGATGCATCACGGacattaa